A region of Pseudomonadota bacterium DNA encodes the following proteins:
- a CDS encoding RlmE family RNA methyltransferase — MSKYVLKDTFFKKAKEEGYRARSAYKLKEIQNKFHLIKKGDKVLDLGCSPGSFLQVISDIVGYEGVVVGIDILPLTPLPKKNVSTIIRDVRELSIKELLNELSLQYFDVVTCDIAPNLSGIREVDEKNITELYEAVKNIVSDGLKTGGKFLLKSFFSGTFRDIDSDLKNIFKNVTIYKPVASRSKSSEIYLVCINKK, encoded by the coding sequence ATGAGCAAATACGTTCTTAAGGATACCTTTTTTAAGAAAGCAAAAGAAGAAGGTTACAGGGCAAGAAGCGCCTATAAATTAAAGGAGATACAGAACAAATTCCATTTAATAAAGAAGGGTGATAAGGTTTTAGACCTTGGATGCTCGCCTGGAAGTTTTCTTCAGGTTATCTCTGATATCGTGGGATACGAAGGTGTAGTCGTGGGCATAGATATCCTGCCACTCACCCCTCTCCCCAAAAAGAATGTAAGCACCATTATCCGTGATGTCAGAGAATTAAGTATAAAAGAATTACTTAATGAACTCTCCCTCCAGTACTTTGATGTGGTAACCTGCGACATCGCACCGAATCTCTCCGGTATCAGAGAGGTCGATGAAAAAAATATTACTGAACTTTATGAAGCCGTAAAGAATATTGTATCGGATGGCTTAAAAACAGGCGGGAAATTCCTTCTCAAATCCTTCTTCTCCGGCACATTCAGGGATATCGATTCAGACCTGAAGAATATCTTCAAAAATGTCACAATCTATAAACCTGTCGCATCGAGAAGCAAAAGTTCAGAGATCTATCTGGTATGCATTAATAAAAAATAG